The Pyrenophora tritici-repentis strain M4 chromosome 3, whole genome shotgun sequence genome has a window encoding:
- a CDS encoding KAP95, Karyopherin (importin) beta has product MAWQPQEEPLRQLTQCLRDSLSGHDQNARKNAGEMLKSAQSSPDIDKYLAYILSSSQPPPSVNMDAPGYFQARAAAAVMLKNDVKLGYKAMPDSTKDYIRSVILVGLQDSTSQIRGYVGNVITEIVRQGGIMGWPQILSELVNMVSNADGNVSTQAQEGGMGALLKICEDNRKALDKQYQGQKPLSFVFPKLLELTTSPRPQVRADALAAINVFVPEKPEAVVSNIDTLLQQLFTLASDPSEDVRKHVCRTFVHIADIAPQKIIPHMDGLVEFMVTQQRTPNNADLALDAAEFWLCASEDEKMRDHLGPYLSKIIPVLLSSMVYSEDEILRLEGEEEDYEVEDREQDIKPTFASTKAGRLTNANGEAVSATNGTTEAAAENIDDDLSEGEIDDFDDEDEFGDPEEQWNLRKCSAAALDVLASVFHEAVFAATLPYLTDNLNHPEWPNRESAVLALGAIADGCMSVVEPHLPMLTPFLITLLEDPKPVVRQITCWSLGRYSGWAAHLDPDGKKKFFEPVMEGILMKMLDRNKRVQEAAASAFANLEEKANVELAEYCPAIVRQFVQCFAMYKDRNMFILYDCVQTLAEHVGPKLAEDALVQTLMPALLQRWNKVSDQSREMFPLLECLSYVATALGPKFAPYAAGIFARCIKIIHRNLEEGVMAAEINGFEPPDKDFLVTSLDLLSAIIQALTLQDSATLVAQAPTFFQLLAVCMRDQNNDVRQSAYALLGDCAIYVFQQLQPCLPDILAILITQLDVSDVQSDGLETSYSVINNACWSVGEIAMCHKEGMQPYVEKLLQKLGTILFDDRVPESLNENAAIALGRLGLSNAPSLAVHLAQIAPAFLRAMKKVQWTDEKCHALTGFMLMVLANPGAMEQCLLQFFSDMSMADRNVVRGPAGQQVQETFQKVIQQYKGMIGDFDGFISGLPADQQARFRDLYSF; this is encoded by the exons ATGGCGTGGCAACCCCAAGAGGAGCCTCTGCGCCAGCTCACGCAGTGCCTGAGGGACTCGCTGAGCGGCCATGACCAGAATGCGCGAAAGAATGCCGGTGAG ATGCTCAAGTCTGCGCAAAGCTCACCGGATATCGACAAGTACCTGGCCTACATTCTCTCGAGTAGCCAGCCCCCGCCATCAGTCAACATGGATGCCCCTGGCTACTTCCAGGCGcgtgctgctgctgctgtcATGCTCAAAAACGACGTCAAGTTGGGATACAAGGCCATGCCCGACTCAACCAAAGACTACATAAGATCGGTGATTCTGGTTGGACTGCAGGACTCAACCTCACAAATACGCGGATATGTGGGAAACGTCATAACAGAGATTGTGCGCCAGGGAGGCATCATGGGATGGCCTCAGATTCTGTCGGAGCTTGTCAACATGGTTAGCAATGCCGATGGCAATGTCTCGACACAGGCGCAAGAGGGCGGAATGGGTGCTTTGCTCAAAATATGCGAGGACAACAGAAAGGCCCTCGACAAGCAATACCAGGGTCAGAAGCCATTGAGCTTCGTTTTTCCAAAGCTCCTCGAGCTCACAACAAGCCCGCGGCCCCAGGTCCGCGCCGACGCATTGGCTGCCATCAACGTATTCGTCCCCGAAAAGCCCGAAGCTGTCGTCTCTAATATCGATACCTTGCTGCAACAACTCTTCACCCTGGCTAGCGATCCGAGTGAAGATGTGCGCAAACATGTCTGTCGGACCTTTGTCCACATCGCCGATATTGCCCCGCAGAAAATAATACCACACATGGACGGATTGGTCGAGTTCATGGTGACACAGCAACGCACACCGAACAATGCGGACCTGGCCCTAGATGCAGCCGAGTTCTGGTTATGTGCAAGTGAAGATGAGAAGATGCGAGATCATCTTGGTCCGTATCTCTCAAAGATAATACCTGTCCTGCTTTCGAGTATGGTGTACAGTGAAGACGAGATCTTGCGTCTTGAGGGCGAAGAGGAAGACTATGAAGTCGAAGACCGGGAACAGGACATCAAACCTACTTTTGCATCCACCAAAGCCGGACGACTCACCAATGCAAACGGCGAGGCCGTATCAGCTACCAACGGAACGACTGAAGCTGCGGCTGAGAATATCGACGACGATCTTAGTGAGGGCGAGATCGATGATTTCGACGATGAAGATGAGTTTGGTGACCCGGAAGAGCAGTGGAACCTTCGAAAATGCTCTGCTGCGGCTCTTGATGTCCTCGCCTCCGTCTTCCACGAAGCCGTATTTGCAGCCACCCTACCCTACCTGACAGATAACCTGAACCATCCTGAGTGGCCGAACCGAGAGTCTGCAGTTCTTGCACTTGGTGCCATTGCCGATGGCTGTATGTCGGTGGTCGAGCCACATCTCCCCATGCTGACACCTTTCCTGATTACTCTACTGGAAGATCCCAAGCCTGTCGTTCGCCAAATTACCTGCTGGTCGCTCGGCCGTTACTCAGGGTGGGCAGCACATTTGGACCCAGACGGCAAGAAGAAGTTCTTTGAGCCAGTCATGGAGGGTATCCTGATGAAAATGCTTGACAGGAACAAGCGGGTTCAGGAAGCAGCCGCGTCTGCCTTTGCTAACCTCGAAGAAAAGGCGAATGTAGAGCTTGCAGAGTACTGTCCTGCCATAGTTCGGCAGTTTGTCCAGTGCTTTGCCATGTACAAAGATCGTAACATGTTCATCCTCTACGATTGCGTTCAGACACTAGCTGAGCACGTCGGGCCTAAGCTGGCAGAAGACGCACTCGTCCAAACACTTATGCCAGCGCTCCTACAACGCTGGAATAAGGTATCTGATCAGTCGAGGGAAATGTTTCCGCTGTTGGAGTGTCTTTCATACGTTGCGACGGCCCTCGGACCCAAGTTTGCACCATATGCAGCCGGCATATTCGCCAGATGCATCAAAATCATCCATCGCAACCTTGAGGAGGGTGTCATGGCTGCAGAGATCAACGGCTTTGAACCTCCAGACAAGGACTTCCTGGTGACAAGTCTAGATCTATTGAGTGCCATCATCCAGGCTTTGACTTTGCAGGACAGTGCGACGCTGGTTGCACAAGCACCAACTTTCTTCCAGCTCTTGGCTGTCTGCATGAGGGATCAAAACAACGATGTTCGGCAATCAGCCTATGCACTCCTTGGAGATTGCGCCATCTATGTCTTCCAACAACTCCAGCCTTGTCTGCCTGACATCTTGGCTATTCTAATCACCCAACTTGACGTTTCCGACGTACAGTCCGACGGTCTTGAAACATCATACTCGGTCATCAACAACGCCTGCTGGTCCGTTGGCGAGATCGCAATGTGCCACAAAGAAGGCATGCAGCCCTACGTGGAGAAGTTGTTGCAAAAGTTGGGTACGATCCTATTCGACGACAGGGTCCCAGAGTCCTTGAACGAAAACGCGGCAATTGCTCTGGGTCGACTAGGCCTCTCAAACGCCCCATCACTCGCCGTACATCTCGCTCAGATCGCACCTGCTTTCCTCCGTGCCATGAAGAAGGTTCAGTGGACAGACGAGAAGTGCCATGCACTTACCGGCTTTATGCTCATGGTATTAGCTAATCCCGGTGCCATGGAGCAGTGTCTACTTCAGTTCTTCAGCGACATGTCGATGGCAGACCGCAATGTCGTACGGGGTCCTGCAGGACAACAGGTCCAGGAGACGTTCCAGAAG GTCATACAGCAGTACAAGGGCATGATCGGAGACTTCGACGGCTTCATCAGCGGTCTTCCGGCCGACCAGCAAGCCCGCTTCCGAGATCTGTACAGCTTCTAA